The Verrucomicrobium spinosum DSM 4136 = JCM 18804 DNA segment CTCTCAAAGCGTGCCCGCAGGATGGGCCACTCTCCATCGATGACGGAAAACCATGCTGTATCGCGATTGCGCCCCTTCACGACAATGGCCTGGCGGAATATGCCCTCAAACTGGAATCCCAAACGCAATGCGGCGCGGCGGGAGGGGGCGTTGAGGGAGTCGCATTTCCATTCGTACCGACGATACCCGAGGTCGAAGACATGGCGCATCATCAAGTACATCGCCTCCGTGGCGGCGGTGGTGCCTTGCAGGGCAGGGCTGAAGTACAGGTGGCCCACCTCGATCACTCCGTTGACGGGATCGATCCTCAAATAGCTCGCCACGCCAAGTGCACGGCCCGTGGGAATGTCCACGATGGCGAAGAATAGAGGGTCGGAGCCATCGGCACGCTCTGCAATCCATGCGGTGTATTCCGCCTGAGAACGAAAAGGGCCATAGGGCAGGTAGGTCCAGGAGTGTCCCGCGGTGTCCGCACAGGCGGCCTCATAGAGTTCCGTTGCATGATCCACCGTCAAGGGCTCCAGACGGCACCAGCAGCCTGGCATGGGCGAGCGTTTTGGGCAGGGAGGTGGGTTCCAGTGAGGGAGAGGCGCACCGGTGGCAGGGGTTGAGAGATTCATGACCAGGGTAATTGGGGACCAGATTCGCGATCATGGCAATCTCTTGAGAGACGGGGCAGTTCCCGACGTTTCCCCGCGCCTCTCCTGACTTATGAAAAGACTCCTCGCTTCTGTTGCGGCGCTGGTGCTGGGCTCAGTGGCCACAGCCTCGTCCGGGCTCCATGCTGCAACGCCTGCCCGCCCCAATATTGTCTTCATCCTTGCTGATGATCTCGGGTACACCGATGTGGCCACCCTCGGCAGCAAGTACTACGAGACCCCAAATATCGACCAGATGGCGGCACAAGGGGTGAAGTTCACTCAGGGCTACTCATGCGGACCGAACTGCCAGCCTACTCGTGCCGCTCTGATGAGCGGGCAATACGGGCCCCGCACCGGCGTTTACACGGTGGGCGGAATCGATCGATTCCCCTGGCAAACCCGCCCATTGCGCCCGGTGGACAACGTCGTGAACCTGCCGCTGGAGAAGGTGACGCTGGCCCAGACGCTGAAGAATGCCGGTTATGCCACGGCGATGTTCGGAAAGTGGCACTTGGGCAACGGAGAGGCCTATCATCCTTCCAAGCGGGGCTTCGATGAGGCCATTGTTTCCAATGGACGACACATCAACTTCGATACGAACCCCAAGGTGGCTGTCCCCGAGGACGCCTATCTGGCGGACTTCCTTACCGACCGGGCTGTGGACTTCATTCAACGCCACAAAGAAAGTCCGTTCTTCCTCTATCTGCCACACTATGGGGTGCACTCTCCCTATGAGGCCAAGGCGGACCTGATTGCTCGGTTCAAGGACAAACCGGCCGTGGGAGGACATCACAGTCCGGTATATGCAGCCATGCTGGCCAGCGTGGATGAGAGTGTGGGCCGCATCTTGAAGCTGCTGGATGACCTGAAGCTTTCCCAGAATACGTTGGTGGTCTTCTCCAGTGACAATGGCGGGGTGGGTGGCTATGAGCGGGAGGGGATCGACGCCAAAGGCATCACCGACAACGCTCCGCTGAGGGGTGGCAAAGGGATGCTCTATGAAGGGGGCGTGC contains these protein-coding regions:
- a CDS encoding sulfatase, with translation MKRLLASVAALVLGSVATASSGLHAATPARPNIVFILADDLGYTDVATLGSKYYETPNIDQMAAQGVKFTQGYSCGPNCQPTRAALMSGQYGPRTGVYTVGGIDRFPWQTRPLRPVDNVVNLPLEKVTLAQTLKNAGYATAMFGKWHLGNGEAYHPSKRGFDEAIVSNGRHINFDTNPKVAVPEDAYLADFLTDRAVDFIQRHKESPFFLYLPHYGVHSPYEAKADLIARFKDKPAVGGHHSPVYAAMLASVDESVGRILKLLDDLKLSQNTLVVFSSDNGGVGGYEREGIDAKGITDNAPLRGGKGMLYEGGVRVPYVFQWKGHIKAGQVNTTPINSVDLYPTLVELAGAQAPAVAEQPLDGVSYVNELIEPGATPRGRDAIFWHFPGYLGAGGDTWRTTPGGSIRQGDWKLIEFFEDGRRELYNLQQDPGEKINLADQEPDRVKALHDQLEAWRKDVKAPLPTVNNPQAAEAAGKKGGKKKARSDADAD
- a CDS encoding GNAT family N-acetyltransferase, translated to MNLSTPATGAPLPHWNPPPCPKRSPMPGCWCRLEPLTVDHATELYEAACADTAGHSWTYLPYGPFRSQAEYTAWIAERADGSDPLFFAIVDIPTGRALGVASYLRIDPVNGVIEVGHLYFSPALQGTTAATEAMYLMMRHVFDLGYRRYEWKCDSLNAPSRRAALRLGFQFEGIFRQAIVVKGRNRDTAWFSVIDGEWPILRARFERWLSRKNFDAQGQQLCPLSEIVPTSATQAR